From one Bacillus sp. FJAT-42376 genomic stretch:
- a CDS encoding DegT/DnrJ/EryC1/StrS family aminotransferase, whose translation MAIHTEPLAIHGGRKTKTAPFGTGNRFGLEEAKELLEALDQNTLFYHFGSKVKTFLRNFNHLYSLKHSVAASSGTAAIHIALGAAGVTEGDEVITSPITDQGTVIGILYQNAIPVFADLEPYSFNLDPASIEKSITSRTKAIIAVHLAGVPCRMDAIMKIAEQHGLVVIEDCAQSYLAEYNGRLTGTIGHFGCFSTNDFKHISTGDGGMVAVNDEDEEVYRRAHAFADKNYSRLEETVTRKIASLAPNYRMTELQGAVGIAQLKKLPAICGRRTELGDRLTGMIHDIKGVIPQEIPLNSVSTYWFYMFRLDLEAFTCSRKEFSDALAEEGIPNQPGYIPEVLYRQPLFSERSAYPGTHYPFSLGRPNYEAGSCPIAERILETAVKLPMSEFYTDLDVEEIAKAIRKVALFYQK comes from the coding sequence ATGGCTATTCATACCGAACCCCTTGCCATCCATGGCGGCAGAAAAACCAAAACGGCCCCGTTTGGGACGGGAAACCGCTTTGGACTCGAAGAAGCAAAGGAGCTGCTTGAGGCGCTCGATCAGAATACTCTTTTCTACCATTTTGGAAGTAAAGTCAAAACATTTTTACGGAATTTTAATCATCTTTATAGCCTTAAACACAGTGTGGCAGCTTCTTCAGGAACGGCCGCTATTCACATTGCGCTGGGAGCAGCAGGAGTGACGGAAGGAGACGAAGTCATTACAAGCCCGATCACGGATCAGGGTACGGTTATTGGAATTTTATATCAAAATGCGATTCCTGTTTTCGCAGATTTAGAGCCTTATAGCTTCAATCTGGACCCCGCATCCATTGAAAAGTCTATTACATCCCGAACGAAGGCGATTATTGCTGTCCACCTTGCAGGAGTGCCATGCCGGATGGATGCCATCATGAAGATTGCAGAGCAGCACGGACTGGTCGTAATTGAAGATTGTGCACAAAGCTATCTGGCAGAATACAACGGCCGGCTGACCGGAACGATTGGCCATTTTGGATGTTTCAGTACGAATGACTTTAAACATATTTCAACCGGTGACGGAGGAATGGTGGCGGTGAATGATGAGGATGAAGAAGTATACAGGAGAGCTCATGCATTTGCTGACAAGAACTATTCGCGCCTTGAGGAAACCGTCACAAGGAAAATTGCCTCTCTCGCTCCAAATTACAGGATGACGGAGCTGCAGGGGGCGGTCGGGATTGCACAGCTTAAGAAGCTGCCCGCTATTTGCGGCAGGAGAACCGAGCTTGGAGACCGGCTTACAGGCATGATTCACGATATAAAAGGTGTGATCCCGCAGGAGATACCATTAAACAGCGTATCCACCTATTGGTTTTATATGTTCAGATTGGATCTCGAAGCCTTCACATGTTCACGGAAAGAATTTTCAGATGCATTAGCTGAAGAAGGAATACCGAATCAGCCCGGCTATATCCCCGAGGTGCTGTACCGGCAGCCGCTGTTTTCAGAACGGTCTGCGTATCCCGGTACACATTATCCGTTCAGCTTAGGACGGCCGAATTATGAAGCAGGCAGCTGTCCGATAGCTGAAAGAATTCTGGAAACGGCGGTCAAACTGCCGATGAGCGAATTTTATACAGATCTGGATGTAGAAGAAATAGCAAAAGCAATCCGAAAAGTGGCCTTATTTTATCAAAAATAA